A segment of the Camelus bactrianus isolate YW-2024 breed Bactrian camel chromosome 22, ASM4877302v1, whole genome shotgun sequence genome:
GAATTATAGAGGGGCGAGGGCTTGAGTCCCGTATTTTTCATCTTGCCATTACATAGCCTTAGGGGAAGCAAGAGCATCTCAGTAGATGGGAGGGATGATTTCCGGGGAACCCATGCACTGGCCCTGAGAAAATCTTGTCCAAACATCTGGGAAGACTCCTACTTGTTTTCCTGGAACTCTACAATTTCTCGCCCCTCCCCAGCTTTCCCTCCCGCCGTTCCCTCGGCCTCGGATACCCTTCCTCATCTGACAAACTCATCCTCAGTGCCTAGCTCCAAGGTCCCCTTCGCAAAGAAGCCTTCCTGGAACACGCAGAAcagccctctctcccttctcgACTACTCTGGCCCACGTCTGCTCCTGCAGAGTTGAGTGTCCGGGCTGTCTCTGGCTCCCCGAAAGCCGGAAAGGGGAATCTGAGAGATTACTTTCAGGTTAACCCAGGACAGCGCTGGCTCGCAGAATAAAGCGCTGATGGAGGAATTCCAGGCGCTGGATGGGCGGGATCTCCGGGGGCGCTTTCGCACGGAAAATTCTCTGGTTCTTGAacagggcgggcgggcggcgggccTATACTTTGGGAAGAATCGAACATTCTTTTAATCAACTCTGCGCCTCACCCTGCTCGGTTTtgtgtattgttttgttttgttttgtttgttcttcatttgtaaaagagGGATGAAAGATGACATTCGCATTCTCCGAGTTGTTCCATCTGTTAAAATTATACATCAAGCGCCTACTGTGAGAGCAACGAGAATCAGTCTGGGTCCCTACCCTTGCTGGGCCCAGTCTAACAGAGAAGTTTACTCAGGATGGTCAGGGAGTCCGGGTGACAGGCAAAATACAGGACGCccatttaaatgtgaatttcagataaacaatgagcAACGTTTTAGTATAGCTATGTCCCGTGTAATATTTGAGACATACTAAAAATATATTCGTTTATCTAAAATTCACACTCAACTAGGAggactgtatttttatttgctaaacttGGTAGTTCTATCGGGTCCTCTCTGAGGACGTTACATCCTGAAGGATGCAGGGGTTAACTAGACACAGACGGTGTAAAAACTGTCCTAGGCAGCTGAGCAGCATGTGCTAAGGCCCTAAGGCAGGACCTGATATAGTTATTCTCATCCCTGCTGTGGTGGTTGAAGTTATTGTTACCAGGAATCTCCTGCGCCCAGGCCTTCCCGGTCCCACGCCCATCTCAGATTCCAAACAGTTGGGGAAACCGTCTCCAAGGCGGAGAATCCAGGCCCAGGGCGGGCGGGGACGAGACCCAGAATACAGCAAGGGCGGGGACCAGGAGGAGAATGCACGTTCGGTGCGGGCGGGGACGAACACCAGATTGCGAGGTGGGCGGGCGAGAACGAAACCCAGAAAACAACACAGGCGGAGTCGAGAACGAGAGAACGACGTGCGCGGGGCCGAGAAGGAGAATCGAGGTTCGGCGCGGGCGGGGACGAGAAGCAGCGCTCGGGCACGCGAGGACGGCGGCTGGCGCGGGCGGGCGCGGCCTTTGTCTCCTCCTCTGGCGCGCTCCGCCGCTGTACCGGCCCCATGAGCCCGTGGCCCCCAGGAGCCTGGGCCGCCCGCAGCCCCTGACCTGACCTGCCCTCGCCATGACCGAAGCCGCCTCTGGCCCCGGGGGAACGTCCCTGGAGGGCGAGCGTGGCAAGAGGCCCCCGCCGGAGGGCGAGCCTGCAGCCCCGGCGTCTGGAGTTCTGGGTATGTGTGCGGCATCTGAATCTGACAGGGTTGCAGGTGCATGGGGTGTTCGCGGCGGCTGTACAGGGAAGGGGATTGAAGTCAGCAGTCCCGGGCCTGGAGTCCAGTCGAAGGGCCCGCTCCTTGGCACTGCGGCTGCAGCCGGGCGGGCGCGGCCGGGACGGTGCAGCGGGTGGTGGGTCCCAGCGCAGAGACCCGGACACGCCCCTCCTAGAGCCCCGGCCAGGGACTGAACCCAGTCACCCCTTGGGCTACCGGATCGAGGCCGGGCAGTGATGCACTTGAGAGAGCCTCTCCGCAGAGGATAaagaatcatacagtattggGTTCGAATCCTGctcaactgtgtgaccttgggcgcgTGACTTAaatgctctgggcctcagttgcctcacctgtgaaatgggggtaaGAACCGCACCCAACTATGAGGACGAGCTGACATAATGTGGTGAGGTGCACAGAGCTGCTAGTGAGCGTCCTATCGATTGTGGTTTTGGAGGCGGAGCTGGGCCTCAAGAATGAGTAAGATTTGTAAGGGAGGACCTGGGGGAAGGGCATTCCTAGAGAAGGGACTGGCTGGTGCAAGGACGTGAAGGGAAGGAAACAAGCCAAACCCAGAGCTCACAGGGACTTAAATGCCAGAATGAGTGCCGAGGAACCCTGGCGATTGTGAGATCAGGTGTGAGGGCTGGAGGGACCAAGACTGAAGACCAGGGTCCTGATCCGGGAATGGCCTGACCCCAGCCTGCCCTGCCTGCTTCCCAGATAAGCTTTTTGGGAAGCGGCTCCTGCAGGTGGGTCGGTATCTGGTGTCCCACAAGGCATGGATGAAGACGGTGCCCACAGAGAATTGCGACGTATTGATGACCTTCCCAGGTACCTGTGCCACCCGCCCAGGACCCAGACTGAGCTCCCCTAAGCAGGGCTCCCCTGAGTCTGTAGGAGGCCTGGGACCATTAATGGCAAGAGCCATCGGTCCCTGTGCCCCTTGGCAGACACGACCGATGATCACACTCTGCTATGGCTGCTGAACCACATCCGCGTGGGCATCCCCGAGCTCATCGTGCAAGTCCGCCACCACCGCCACACGCGTGCCTACGCCTTCTTCGTCACCGCCACGTATGAGAGGCGAGTCCCTGTCCCTGGCCTCTCGCTGACCCTGCTCCTCAGCTCCCCGCCCTTCCAAGCGCCAACTGCGAGGTCCAGCCACCCTGCATTTGTCCCAGGCGGCCACCAGGTACACCATCCCTAGTTCCAGGATGGTGAGCCAGGGTCTCCCCGTGatcccacctcccctgcccttcCCGCAGCCTACTCAGAGGGGCCGACGAGCTGGGTCTGCGCAAAGCAGTGAAGGCTGAGTTTGGCGGGGGCACCCGCGGATTCTCCTGCGAGGAGGACTTCATCTACGAGAATGTGGAGAGTGAGCTGCGCTTCTTCACCTCCCAGGTGCGGCCGACTCTGGCCCCCAGCGCACATTCCTAGCCCGTGGGCAGCTGCTCCCTGTGCTCACGCCCTATCCCCTGCAGGAGCGCCAGAGCATCATCCGCTTCTGGCTGCAGAACCTACGTGCCAAGCAGGGCGAGGCACTGCACAACGTGCGCTTTCTGGAAGACCAGCCAATCAGTGAGTGAGGCGGGGCCAACCTTCCAATCATATGTGGGGTGTCGGCTGGGATCCTAAGAGGAGGTATCAAAGTAGGAAGGGCTGGAAGGCGGGGCCTATATGCAACCAATCAAGGGCTACTGAAGAGTTGGGGGGGGGCACCTGGAGATAGATCAATGAACTGATGGGATGTGGCCTCAGCAAAGGGGTGGGGCTTGTCCCCTCAGAAGCAGGTCCCAGAGAAATTCTTTTTTGGGTCTGGGATAAGGTAGGGGCAGGACCATGGACAGCACTAGGTGTATTGTGCGGTGCtgccgagcctcagtttcccctccagGAAACCAGCCACTGCAAGCTCACTTTCTAAAGCCAGCTTTGCACCATTCCTCAGACATTTTGAgcaaatatctatttaaaaacaTGGTTCCCCACTAGGGCCCCACTCTTCCAGGTTTCCTGCACACTTACCCCCAGCCCCTGCACCTCCCAAATTTCCAAGGAGAACCAAATATTCCTTCCATTCAGAACTCCCCTGGGAAGAGGCTCTACAAGTTTAAGAGCAGACAAAAAGCTGTGACTTGGGTTTCAGCCAAGGAGGGGCTGGCCAAACCCAGCACAGGCAGAAGGGTGGGGTCACCCATTCTTGTCCCCCAACAGTCCCTGAACTGGCGGCCCGAGGGATCATCCAACAGGTGTTTCCAGTCCACGAGCAGCGCATCCTGAACCGCCTCATGAAGTCATGGGTGCAGGCTGTGTGTGAAAACCAGCCTCTAGGTGTGGCCCAGGCTGGGGGATGGGTGAGGGgtcccaggaggcaggcagggctaACTGGGACCCCTCTATCCCTGGCAGATGAGATCTGCGACTACTTTGGAGTCAAGATTGCCATGTACTTCGCCTGGCTGGGTTTCTACACATCAGCAATGGTGTACCCAGCTGTCTTTGGCTCTGTCCTGTACACATTCACGGAGGCTGATCAGGTGCCGTGTGTGGACTGGACAGGGATTGGGGCACCCAAGATACTCCCCTACTTGTGCCAGACATTTCAGCCCTCTTCTGCTACCCTCAGACAAGCCGGGATGTATCCTGTGTGGTCTTTGCCCTCTTCAACGTGGTCTGGTCAACGCTGTTCCTGGAGGAGTGGAAACGGAGGGGGGCGGAGCTGGCCTATAAGTGGGGAACGTTGGACTCACCTGGGGAAGCCGTGGAGGAGCCACGACCCCAGTTCAGGGTCAGTTGGGGGAGGGTCTGAGAACGTCCAAAATTGGGTGAAGGGGAGAAAGCACACTGGTCGGGGGGTGGGGGTCCCTACGGGAACAAAGGGACGTATGAAATAGGGCTGCAGCATCCAAGAGGGTATGCCAAGTGGGGACTCCACATGCTcagagggagaggggtgggaaatTGGGTTTGAGGGACTGGGAAGGGTGCACTAGGTGGGGAGAGACAGGGACGCTGAGTTCGAAGGACTGGGAAGGGTATGAGGCAGAGGCAGCCCCTCTGATCTCATGTTAGGCCTGGGCTCCACCCTCTGGCAGGGCGTGCGACGCATCAGCCCCGTGACTCGGGCTGAAGAATTCTACTACCCTCCCTGGAAGCGGCTGCTCTTCCAGCTGCTCGTGAGTCTCCCCCTGTGCCTCACCTGCCTGGCCTGCGTGTTCCTGCTCATGCTCGGCTGCTTCCAGCTGCAGGTGACCTCTGGCCCCTAGCCCTGGCCTTGGCCCACCCTGGCGACCACCTATCCAGGTGTACTCCAAGCCCAGCCCAGCTGCTGGGGTGATCCATGAACCCCATATCCCTGCAGGAGCTGGTGCTGAGCGTGAAGGGACTGCCCCGTCTCGCCCGCTTCCTGCCAAAAGTCATGCTAGCCCTGCTGGTCAGTGCAAGCGCAGAGGGCTACAAGAAGCTGGCTGTCTGGCTCAATGACATGGGTACGtcccactgcccaccccccagGAGGAAGGGCCCCACTGCCCTATGGGGTCCCAGGTGCCCAAGGCAGTCTGGGCCACCCCCTCACTCACCTCCTTGGCCCCTAGAGAATTACCGGCTGGAGAGCGCCTACGAGAAGCACCTCATTATCAAGGTTGTCCTGGTGAGTGGTGGTCAGCAGGCAGGCGGGGGCTCTGCAGGAGGCGTGTGGGGGCTTCTAGGGTCACGGCCTCAGAGTGACCACCCACCTGCCTGCTTTCAACAGTTCCAATTCGTCAACTCATACCTGAGCCTCTTCTATATTGGCTTCTACCTCAAAGACATGGAGCGCCTGAAAGAGGTGAGACCCTGGCTGGAGGCAGCGCCCTCTGTGGCACCCTAGTGGGCCAGACCTGGCCCAAGGGGTCCACGggctctccagcccctcccctcctcctccatccttttctcctctctgtccatCCGTCTGTGTGTCCTCTCTGCCTGTTGCTCCCTCCATCTGTCCGTCCACctgtccatccatccctccacAGCTCCTGATCGTCCTGTCCCTGTCCCAGAGCCTCGAGCGGCAGCTTTGGGCGGTGCTGGTCCCGCTCGTGGCCCTGCGGTTCCGCctgttcctcctctccctccagggTCTCCTGCTCGTGGCCCGGGCCAAAGTACGGGCAGATGGCGAGCCCTCGGGGCCTCGCCAGGGTGGGCAGTGTGGCTGTGCTGGAGGCCTCACGCCGAGCTGAGGGTGCATGCTCTGAGGGGACGGGGCTCAGCTGATGAGGTGCAAGTGGCGGGGGCCCCTCCAGGCCCCGGGGACCAGCTAAGCTCCCAGGTGGTGATGCAAGCATGGAGGCCTGAGGCTTCCTAGGAGTTTGGCTAGGAGCGCTGTGGCCTGCTGGGCTGTGGTTTGGGGTTGCCTCCCTGTCCAGGGTCATCCAAATTGGGTTCAGGGCGTGTGTGCAAGCGTATGCTCCAGGAGGGTGGCCTGTCTCCGCACAGCCTGTCCAAGTGCCTGGGGCACCGCCTGCCCCCCACGTGGCCTTTCTCCAtccccttcctgcccccagaTGCTGGCCACCCTGCTGATCACCCGCCAGTTCCTCCAGAATGTTCGGGAGGTGCTGCAGCCCCATCTGTACCGGCGACTGGGCCGTGGCGAGCTTGGCCTGCGGGCCGCTTGGGAGCTGGCCCGTGCCCTACTTGGCCTGCTGAGCCTCCGGCGCCCTGCACTCCACCACCTCGAACCCCAGGCTGAAGagggtggtggtggcagcagcagtggTGGGGGGCGCAGGTGTCTCAGCGGGGGCTGTGGGGctcctgaggaggaggaggaagccacAATGGAGCGGCGGCCCGCGGGGGAAGGTGGGGAAATAGGGGATGGGCCTCGGGGgggcaaggaggaggaggaggaggacgaggatgaggatgaggaagaggaggatgaggatgaggacGAAGGTGAAGAAGACGGCCTCCTGGACTGCGGGCTCCGACTGAAGAAGGTCAGCTTTGCTGAGCGAGGGTCTGGGCGGCGTCGACCTGGCCCAAGCCCAGAGGccctcctggaggaggggagcccTACCATGGTGGAGAAGGGGCTGGAACCAAGTGTGTTCACACTGGCTGAGGAAGATGATGAGGCCGAAGGGGCTCCCAGCAGCCCTGAGCGGGAACCCCCGGCTGTTCTGCTTCGCCGGGCCGGAGGCGAGGGCCGAGATCAGGGGCCTGATGGGGGCCCGGACCCAGAGCCAGGTTCGGGTGACTCAGCTCGGAGGCAGCGTCGGCAGAACAGGTCATCTTGGATCGACCCACCAGAGGAGGAACACTCACCTCAGCTCACCCAGGCCGAGCTGGAGAGCTGTATGAAGAAATATGAGGTGTGGAGGGCACCTGAGGGTGGAAGCAGGGCCCTCAGAGGGGCGCAGCACACAgtctgagggtgggggtggggttggggtgacGGGAAGGAGTCAGGGGACCCTTGTTGTGGTCAGCAACCTGCCAAAGGGGGAGCTCTGGGTCCATGCAGGATAATGTGAGGGAAGTGGGCTTGATAAGAGGAAGAAGGTCTGAGGGAAGACGTGGCCTGGTCGGAGGGAGAGCCCTAGGCCACGCCCAGGTGCCCGTCCACAGGACACGTTCCAGGACTACCAGGAGATGTTTGTGCAGTTTGGCTACGTCGTGCTCTTCTCGTCTGCCTTCCCGCTGGCCGCCCTCTGCGCTCTGGTCAACAACCTCATCGAGATCCGCAGCGACGCCCTCAAGCTGTGCACGGGGCTGCAGCGGCCCTTTGGGCAGCGGGTGGAGAGCATTGGCCAGTGGCAGGTGGGAAGTTGGGCCGAGGGCTTGGAGCGGGGGTCCACTGAGGAGGAGAATGGGCTGGGGAGGGTGGCTGGACCCCACCTGAGCCCCAGTGTTCCTCCTGCAGAAGGTGATGGAGGTCATGGGTGTCCTAGCAATCGTGGTCAACTGCTATCTCATTGGCCAGTGTGGGCAGCTGCAGCGCCTCTTCCCCTGGCTCAGCCCCGAGGCGGCCATCGTGTCTGTGGTGGTGCTTGAGGTGGGCCTGGCGGCCGGGCGGGGGAGCCAGGTGGTGGGTAGGCATCCCCGCGCCTGCAGCCTCCTTCTCTGTCACCTCAGCACTTCGCTCTGCTCCTCAAGTACCTCATCCACGTGGCCATCCCCGACATCCCAGGCTGGGTGGCTGAGGAGATGGCCAAGCTGGAGTACCAGCGCCGGGAGGCATTTAAGGTACAGGGGCTGGGAAAtgctttccttctctgctaagtgGGGCTTCTCCACCCCACCTGGCTGGCAGCCAAGTCCTTAGCAGGAGGGCAGATGAGCAGAGCTCAGTGTAGTAATTGGCATTCCAAAGGGGCCCGGTCCCTTTCGGAATCCTGGTGGTATCCAGTCCAGCACCAGACTGGTGCTCATGAACTGTCATCTGCCAGCTCACCCAGCATTGCCCTGTTTGGGGCCAGGGACACAGCTGATGCTTCCTAGAAGCCCAGCCTCTGCCGCATTCCTCAGAAAGCTGCAGGGCGGGCCAAGGAGCTCGTTGGCACTGACCAGCGGAGCTATCCACGATGATGGAAGTGTTCTAGGTCTGCCCTGCCCATGTAGCCCCTCATTACAGATGGCCAATGAGTGCTTGAAATGGGGCTGGTGCaactgagaaacagaatttttttcttttcttgtcttgtcttgtcttgtcttgtcttgtcttgtctttgAATGATTTTAATTGACATTGACAAAGGCACGTGCAGCCATTGGACTGGCCAGTGTGGACCCTGTTCTGACCCAGTCACAGCTCTGTCTCACCAGTTCTCCAGAAAGCAGGGAATCGTTGAAGCCCAATATTTGTTTATACTCTCCCAATTcctaaaacagtgtctggcatgtgaCCAGGGACAGAGTTGGTGGCCAGTAAATGTTCATTCTCTTCTTGATTCTCAGAAAGTACTGGCATGGGTCCAGGGATGCAGTTGGTGCCCAATAAGTGTTTAGATCTCTCAGCACTTCTACAGAGCCCCAGGGTGGGTCTAGGGATGCAGCAATCACCCAGTGAGTGTTTGGATTTCTCCCCACTTTGGTAGAGAGCACTGGcatgggcctgggcctgggtggGCACCCACTCACATACCCCCTCTTCCCAGTCTCCATAATGGCTCTGTTCTGCCCACAGAGACATGAGCGCCAGGCCCAGCACCGCtatcagcagcagcagcggcggaggcgggaggaggaggagcgccAGCGCCACGCGGAGCATCATGCCCGGAGGGAGCGCGACACCAGTGGACGGGAGGAGGCTCGGGCTGAGGGCTCCGGGCAGGACCCAGCTGCCCCTGAGAAGGCCTCAGCCAAGGCCAAGGGCAGTGGGGCAGGCAGTCATGGGCCAGAGCGGCCCAAGCGCCCAGGGTCCCTGCTGGCACCTAACAACGTCATGAAGCTGAAGCAGATCATCCCACTGCAGAGCAAGTTCCTGTCATCCGGGGCCGCGTCCTCACTGGCTAGCGTGGGGGCTGGCCTCACCGCCCGGCCGCCCCCTGCCCAGTCGCCCACGGGTAGCGACACCCGCCTGCCAGCTTTCCTCAGCTTCAAATTCCTCAAGTCACCTGAGACCCGGCGGGACCCTGAGCGTAGCCACTCGCCACCCAAGGCCTTCCACGCCGGCAAGCTCTTCCCCTTCGGCGGGGCCCGGGCTGAGGCCGGGTCCAACGGGGCGGGCGGGCAGGCCCGGCAGGACGGGACCCCCGGCGGTGGCAGTGGCCGGGCCCAGCGGAGTGGGCCGGCGGACGAGGCTACAGCTGAGGAGCCGGACACACCCCGGCCCGAAGAGGAAGGCTCAGGTCACAAGCTTTAACTCGGGGGTGGGGATTCCAGGCCAGGctttgggggtaggggtggggtgtccaggcctggggagaggggctaaagggaagagaggaggccCAGTCTCCAGTACCAGTTGAGGACCTGGGTATGTGGCACCTGGAGTGTCTCGGTCAAAGCCTACTCTCTTTCCGGGACCCCTGAGAGCCTGGAGCCCTGTGCCTGACCCTCCTCATCTCCAGGGAGGGATGCCAAAGTCCCCTGTCCCAGTGTCCGTCCCAGGGCGCCTGCCTGCCATGCTCTGGTGCCAGGAGAGATGAGGGAGACCCCTTCACCATCtggccctgcctctcctgcccccaTGAGATCCCACAGCCAGCTCATTCTGGGGGGACTGGACCCCCCAGGCCTCTATGCAAGTCCCCAACCTGCAGCCCAGCTGTTGGAGGAGGCCTTCCTTGAAGGTGGGGCTAGGGCTGCTCACCCAGGGAGTTCAGGGCACTCAGCCACAGGCTGCACCCATATGTGTGCTGAGCAGAGCCACAGGCCTTGCTGCCACCCCTCCCACCTCATCCCAGCCTGGGGTCCAGCAGCCCATCCCAGGGAGCCCAAGAGGTGGCAGCTGTAGCACCAGGGACATAGGTCTGAAGTCAGAGGGACTTCCTCAGACTCCTCTCTCCGTGAGGGGGAGGCGACCAGTGCCCAGAGGCGGGGAATGCACCCGAAGAAGCCTATCCCTTGTCTGATCAGAAGCAATAAGGCCCTCGATGTGCCTGAAAGCCCGGGAGGGAGCGCGGGCAGGGTCCCCAGCGGCGGGGGCGGCAACTCCCCGGAACGGCCCCTCTCGCCTCCGCAGGGACAGCGCTGGCCCCCATGGGCGCCCCCGCCCTCCGCACCCGCCGCAGCCGGAGCCCTGCGCCGCCGCCACAGCCGCCGCCAACACCGCTGCCCCGGCCCCCGACGCCACCCGCCGGCTGCTGGCAGTGGGACGGGCCGTGGGGCTGCGGGGGCGAGGGCACCGCCCCCCGCCAGGCTCCGGCCACCGCCGAGTGCCCGCCCTGCGCCCTCGCCGggcccccgcccgccccccagcccctgccggGGGACGCCAGCTTCTACAGCCTcccaccgccgccgcctcccTCCTCCGAGCCCTCAGAGCCCCCGGCGCCTtcgcccagccccagccccagccccagcccccaggccgtGTGCTGGCCCAGCGGCTGGCATTAGCTCCACCCACCCTGCCTTCCTGTTTTCATATGCAATATCAACCACGGACCCGGGCGGCGGCTGCCTTCCAGAAAACGCTTCCACCCAGCCAGATGTACCCCAGTATTGGCTGTCCCCTCCTGGGACAGCCCCTCCAGGGGCCCCTCTATCTGCCGTTTCCCTTTCTACCAGGATGggggaaatgaaaggaaatcccaaaaacacaacagaaaacacacagaataggcgattatttatttgtttttaatttattttgtcatatttttgtaAAACGGCAGAAATGCAATAAAAAGTATATTTCGACAGTGCCCAAGGATGTAGCAGTGGAAAGGGGACTCAAGGGCCTAATGACTTGAGGTTGGTGCCAGCTCTCTGGGGGCCTGGCAGGCCCAGGGTGGGTTCCCCTCCTGTCTGTCCTGTGACCCTTGAGGAGCTCCTCCTAAGAACTAGGTCTCCAGGCCATGGATGGAAAACTCCAGACTGTGCTGCCTCTGAAACGGCCCAGATTTGAGGGCCAATTCCAGGCCCAGGGGCCCCTGGGAGGAGCTATAGAGCCTCAGGCCCTGTCTTCAACCTccgagagaaaggaagaaatcttAAAGTGTTGACAGGACTCAGCAGTTTGGGCCTCAGTCCTGCAGGGCTGCACTTTCTGGCACATCTACTTCCCAGGTCGCCATCTTAAGAGTCAGGGGTGGTATGGAAAAGCTGGGGTGTGGAAATCAGAAGGCACCTGGTGCCTGAGTCATGGTGTTGAGGGGATGTCATGTTTGGTGGTGGCACTGGGGAACTGCTGGATGCCCCACTGTGGGACAGCTGTCAGACCCAAGTCACTGGGACTCTTCACTGTGTGATCAGGGATAGATGTGGCCTCTTCCGCTCTTAGGCATATCCACATCCAAAGGCTAGAGCCTGatgggccccaccccagggcgGGGAGCCTGGGGGGAGCCAGTGTGAGGAAGGGGCACTTTGAGGGGGTGCTGTGAAAGAAGTCAGGGTT
Coding sequences within it:
- the ANO8 gene encoding anoctamin-8 isoform X4; this encodes MRGAADSGPQRTFLARGQLLPVLTPYPLQERQSIIRFWLQNLRAKQGEALHNVRFLEDQPIIPELAARGIIQQVFPVHEQRILNRLMKSWVQAVCENQPLDEICDYFGVKIAMYFAWLGFYTSAMVYPAVFGSVLYTFTEADQTSRDVSCVVFALFNVVWSTLFLEEWKRRGAELAYKWGTLDSPGEAVEEPRPQFRGVRRISPVTRAEEFYYPPWKRLLFQLLVSLPLCLTCLACVFLLMLGCFQLQELVLSVKGLPRLARFLPKVMLALLVSASAEGYKKLAVWLNDMENYRLESAYEKHLIIKVVLFQFVNSYLSLFYIGFYLKDMERLKELLIVLSLSQSLERQLWAVLVPLVALRFRLFLLSLQGLLLVARAKMLATLLITRQFLQNVREVLQPHLYRRLGRGELGLRAAWELARALLGLLSLRRPALHHLEPQAEEGGGGSSSGGGRRCLSGGCGAPEEEEEATMERRPAGEGGEIGDGPRGGKEEEEEDEDEDEEEEDEDEDEGEEDGLLDCGLRLKKVSFAERGSGRRRPGPSPEALLEEGSPTMVEKGLEPSVFTLAEEDDEAEGAPSSPEREPPAVLLRRAGGEGRDQGPDGGPDPEPGSGDSARRQRRQNRSSWIDPPEEEHSPQLTQAELESCMKKYEDTFQDYQEMFVQFGYVVLFSSAFPLAALCALVNNLIEIRSDALKLCTGLQRPFGQRVESIGQWQKVMEVMGVLAIVVNCYLIGQCGQLQRLFPWLSPEAAIVSVVVLEHFALLLKYLIHVAIPDIPGWVAEEMAKLEYQRREAFKRHERQAQHRYQQQQRRRREEEERQRHAEHHARRERDTSGREEARAEGSGQDPAAPEKASAKAKGSGAGSHGPERPKRPGSLLAPNNVMKLKQIIPLQSKFLSSGAASSLASVGAGLTARPPPAQSPTGSDTRLPAFLSFKFLKSPETRRDPERSHSPPKAFHAGKLFPFGGARAEAGSNGAGGQARQDGTPGGGSGRAQRSGPADEATAEEPDTPRPEEEGSGTALAPMGAPALRTRRSRSPAPPPQPPPTPLPRPPTPPAGCWQWDGPWGCGGEGTAPRQAPATAECPPCALAGPPPAPQPLPGDASFYSLPPPPPPSSEPSEPPAPSPSPSPSPSPQAVCWPSGWH